A genomic segment from Lutibacter sp. A80 encodes:
- a CDS encoding OmpA family protein, translated as MKSKQLLLTKILLIFGLLFLIPHQVEAQFLKKLKEKAEKKIEQEAEKRAERRMNKKIDKQFDKAEDVLDGKTKNGTNNEKGNENTNQNTQANNPNNQDTSQQNGTTVNKPNVVWSKFDFVPGDTVIFEDSPSTDEENGEFPSKWDLADGNAEIAEVDGEKVVIFPNGGTIVPYLKNSKEDYLPEVFTVELDAYFQPENPHRLFFQFYDDKNQRSIGHSIYFYSKSIAYDESSGPYSKSLSKGGWRHFSVAVTKDKLKIYLNDERLINIPHIGFNPTGITLNMDGYSADKVHQYVKNVRIAKGGVKYYDRFLSEGKIVVNGIKFDVNKATLKAESMGPINEIYDLMRKNPEINFSVEGHTDSDGGDDTNMTLSKARGKSVMDKLIEMGIASNRLKFDGFGESKPIDNNSTPEGKANNRRVEFVKFSGNSNSSSNNSNSNNGNSNFDQLDKKTIGAKLESLPDSFNIPMSNNTGIVNGPGTVIIYATSDGNMGKMQILDIDKNDNNKLTIKYVTYNYDGSVHSESNNLEIRGTFTCDLDSGNEGVERDKADFRNGGETLYPYETTILKVLK; from the coding sequence ATGAAAAGCAAGCAACTATTACTCACTAAAATTTTATTGATTTTTGGATTATTATTTTTAATCCCACATCAAGTAGAAGCGCAATTTTTAAAAAAGCTAAAAGAAAAAGCTGAAAAGAAAATTGAACAAGAAGCCGAAAAACGTGCTGAACGCCGAATGAATAAAAAAATTGACAAACAATTTGATAAGGCTGAAGATGTATTAGATGGTAAAACTAAAAACGGCACTAATAATGAGAAAGGAAATGAAAATACCAACCAAAACACACAAGCCAACAATCCTAATAACCAAGATACTTCACAACAAAATGGAACTACAGTAAATAAACCAAACGTAGTTTGGAGTAAGTTTGATTTTGTACCAGGAGACACTGTAATTTTTGAAGACAGCCCAAGTACCGATGAAGAAAATGGAGAGTTTCCAAGTAAATGGGATTTAGCTGATGGAAATGCAGAAATAGCAGAAGTTGATGGAGAAAAAGTTGTCATATTCCCAAATGGAGGAACTATTGTGCCTTACTTAAAAAATTCGAAAGAAGATTATCTTCCAGAAGTTTTTACTGTTGAGTTAGATGCTTATTTTCAACCAGAAAATCCCCACAGACTATTTTTCCAATTCTATGATGATAAAAACCAGAGGTCTATTGGACATAGTATATATTTCTATTCAAAGAGTATTGCCTATGATGAAAGTTCAGGCCCTTATTCAAAAAGCCTATCAAAAGGTGGGTGGCGTCATTTTTCAGTTGCCGTTACAAAAGACAAACTTAAAATATATTTAAATGACGAAAGATTAATAAATATACCGCATATAGGTTTTAACCCTACAGGAATTACATTAAATATGGATGGCTATTCTGCAGATAAAGTACATCAATATGTCAAAAATGTCCGTATCGCTAAAGGTGGTGTAAAATACTACGACAGATTTTTATCAGAAGGAAAAATTGTAGTAAACGGAATTAAATTCGATGTAAACAAAGCCACATTAAAAGCCGAAAGTATGGGGCCAATTAATGAAATCTACGATTTAATGCGAAAAAATCCTGAAATCAATTTTAGTGTTGAAGGTCATACAGACAGCGATGGTGGAGACGACACAAATATGACATTATCTAAAGCCAGAGGAAAATCTGTGATGGATAAATTAATAGAAATGGGAATTGCTTCAAACAGACTTAAATTTGATGGTTTTGGAGAATCTAAACCAATAGATAATAACAGCACCCCAGAAGGAAAAGCCAATAACAGAAGAGTAGAATTTGTGAAATTTTCTGGAAATTCTAATTCAAGTTCTAACAATTCAAATAGCAATAATGGAAATTCTAATTTTGATCAGCTAGATAAAAAAACAATTGGAGCAAAGTTAGAATCGCTCCCAGATAGTTTTAATATTCCAATGTCAAATAATACCGGTATTGTAAACGGACCAGGCACTGTTATAATTTATGCAACTTCAGATGGCAATATGGGTAAAATGCAGATTCTAGATATTGATAAAAACGACAATAATAAACTTACCATTAAATATGTGACATACAATTACGATGGATCCGTTCATAGTGAATCTAATAATTTAGAAATCCGAGGAACTTTTACTTGCGATTTAGACTCCGGAAATGAAGGTGTAGAACGCGATAAAGCAGATTTTAGAAATGGTGGCGAAACACTTTACCCGTATGAAACCACAATTTTGAAAGTCCTTAAATAA